CGCTCATCCCCACACAGATACGACCGGTGAGATAGCGGTGGTGCACAACGGCATAATAGAAAACTACAGGGAACTCAAAGAAAAATTACAGGCACAAGGTATAGAATTTAAATCTCAAACAGATACAGAAGTAATAGCTCACCTTATTTCTAAACACTACAGGGGAGACCTTCTGTCTGCGGTGATGGAAATTATGCCTATGCTTAAAGGTTCTTACGCCTTTGCGGTCATAACAAGCAAAGAACCTTACAGGATCGTGGGCGTAAGGAATGGGAACCCCTTAGTGGTGGGTATAGGAGAAGGAGAAAATTTCTTAGCCTCAGATATTCCGGCAATTCTTCCCTTCACAAGACACATAATACCCATTTCCGATGGTGAGATAGTAGACCTCAGGGTAGACGGTGTTGATATATACGATGCGGAAGGAAACAGATTAGTAAAAGATGTAATAAGCGTGCCTTGGGACATTATATCCGCAGAAAAGGGAGGGTTTAAACACTTTATGCTCAAGGAGATCTTTGAACAACCCAGAACAGTAGGAGACACTATAAAGGGGTATATATCAAGGGACTATATTCTGCCTTTTAAGCTAAGGGAATTCAGAAGGATAATTCTTTTGGCATGTGGCACATCTTACCATGCTGGTTTGGTAGGAAGCTACTGGATATCTAAGTATCTTCAAGTTCCCGTAGAAGTCATGTACGCTTCTGAGTTCAGATACGCAGATATACCTGTAGATGATAGAGACCTGGTTATAGCCATATCCCAATCTGGGGAAACAGCAGACACGCGCTACTCTGCGCTCTCAGCTAAAGAAAGGGGTGCTACTGTCATATCTTTGGTTAATGTAATGGGAAGTGCTTTAGATAGAGAATCAGACTACACTCTCTACACA
The Hydrogenobacter hydrogenophilus DNA segment above includes these coding regions:
- the glmS gene encoding glutamine--fructose-6-phosphate transaminase (isomerizing) — protein: MCGIIGYVGKSPALIVLLQGLERLEYRGYDSAGVALIENGRIFVEKKVGKIRELVRSLWGKSLNATVGIGHTRWATHGEPCEINAHPHTDTTGEIAVVHNGIIENYRELKEKLQAQGIEFKSQTDTEVIAHLISKHYRGDLLSAVMEIMPMLKGSYAFAVITSKEPYRIVGVRNGNPLVVGIGEGENFLASDIPAILPFTRHIIPISDGEIVDLRVDGVDIYDAEGNRLVKDVISVPWDIISAEKGGFKHFMLKEIFEQPRTVGDTIKGYISRDYILPFKLREFRRIILLACGTSYHAGLVGSYWISKYLQVPVEVMYASEFRYADIPVDDRDLVIAISQSGETADTRYSALSAKERGATVISLVNVMGSALDRESDYTLYTHAGPEIGVAATKTFTSQLAVLYSLSVSQLPNRDEYMEKLSAVPNMMEEVLGNAENVKKVALKYTNKKNMLYLGRYLSYPVALEGALKLKEISYIHAEGYPAGEMKHGPIALIDENMPVVVVAPKDRVYEKTLSNIEEVLTRKGIVISVGFAGDERLKSMSKDFIGIPSVDEDLSPFLTVIPLQLFAYYIADHLGLDVDQPRNLAKTVTVE